DNA from Lagenorhynchus albirostris chromosome 3, mLagAlb1.1, whole genome shotgun sequence:
CGGCCCGAGGAGGCCCCGCATACGCGTGTCGAGTGCTGGTGCCCGCGGGACCGTGCCCCGGGGTGACGGCTCCTGACCGCGGCGCTGGGGCCCCGGGCCCGCGGACTCAGCTCTAAAGAGTGGACCAAGTGCTGGAGCTCACCTGCCGGGGCTGTTCCACGGCCTTCTGGGGGTCGCTCTTCACCTTGTTGCTGGGGTGGTTGGTGATCTTGGTCACTGGCTGCTTGAAGATGGACGCCGTCTGCCTGACCGGGAGGGCCGTGTTCAGGTCGGGCTTGCCCTGCAGGGTCGGGCAGGGTCCTCAGCGGGCTTTCCCCGTCAGCGAGAAAGCCGTGCCCCACAAGGGGCTTCGGGGAACAGGCCCCAGTCACCAACACACCCCGTGGCACCCACGGATCCAGAGGCAACGCCAAgcccaggcccagccgcttcgctgCCCTCGGTGCGGCCGCAGCGGGGACTCCGTACACACACCTGCTCTCtctcatcccccccaccccgcccttctCACCTCCCGCGCCTCGTTCTCCGCAGAGAACGGGACTGGGGGCGCCCTGGCCACCTCTGTTCTGCAGTCGGGGCAGGGAACAAAGTCCCCCGAACATGCGTCCATCAAAGACCCACAGACACACTGGTCACCAGGCACCCAAGTGTGGACCAGAGTTGAGCCGCCTCCCAGGCCCCGTGCCCGAGCCTCTCCTGGGGACAGATGATGGGCGGTTTCCtgtcttctttctgcttttccaCAGCTGCTGAGCTCCCCACAGTGAGTAGCTAGGCCTCTAACTCCAGGACGGTGGGTGAGCCCTACCCAGCAGCGGTCAGCGTGGGCTCACCTTGACCTGGCTCGGGGAGTCATAGCGCACCCGCTGCCGGCTCTTGTTCATCTTGCCCATCAGCATCTTGCCCGTGCGGAAGTCGAAGGTGCTCAGGTCCATGGAGCCGCCCAGGTAGCGCGCCAGCTGGGGCTTGCTCCGGAACTTCTTCCCGCTCGGGCTGCAGACACAGCGCGGTCAGCGGAGGGGGGAGCCGGGAGGGGGGCGCCAGGCCAAGCCGGTCCACCCTCTCCCCAGCGCAGCAGATGCTGAGGCCGAGAGCAGGGATGGACGCCCCAACCTTCGGAAGGATGGGGCCCAGCCCTGGGAGCCTGGCTGGAGTTTCTGGAACATTCCAGAAGCAGAATCTGGCCATGTTCTCGAGAAAAGACCCAAGGATAGCAGGTCCATTACAGCATTATGGACCTGTCCTGGGGGGGCTGGGCTGTAAAACCTCAGTTTTGGGGCTCTTTGGGCACCAAAGAGCTGCCCAGGCGAGACCTGCTGGGAAAGCCTGAAACCTGGCTGTGAAGCTCTGCCATCCTGCTCACCCCACGGACCAGCTCAGCGGACTCGCCTTTCTAGGAAAAGCTAACGCCAACCTCTAGCTGCAGTGCAGACTCAGAGCTCATGCTACAGGTGACCAGAACGGGACCCAGTGAGCACTAATAATGACACGTCCCTGGGCACGGGGACTCctgcagccactttgggaaacagtctgGTAGCTCCTCTAATGGTTAaacagcaattccacccctaagTATCCAAGAGAAATCAAAACACATGTCGACATAATAACTTACACCTAATTACTCACAGCAGCATGACTCACTGGGCAGAGTGAAAACAGCCCAGATGTCCCTCCACACATGGGAGCatcactcagccacaaaaaggagagAAGCCCTGACACTCGCTACAACGTGGACAGACCTTGAGaacatgatgctcagtgagagaagccagacacagaaggacacacagtgtgTGATTCCACTGATGGGAAacatccagaacaggcaaatccagagacagagAGTGGGTTCCTGGCTGTCAGGGACTGGGGCTTCTCTTTGGGGttatggaatgttctggaattagtggtgatggttgcacagcccTGAATGTACTAGAAACCAGTGAGCGGCACACATGATCCTCCAGCAGGCCTGGCACCCGTCTAGGACGTCCCTGTCACTCTCCATCTGAGGCTAACGAGGGCCTGCACTTTGCTGATCTCCTCTGAGAGCCTCTAGGCTGAGCCTGAATTCAAGCCAGCACACGCCCGCCCCCTCCAGGTGTCCCTGGGCACTGCGGACAAGTGGCAAAAGTGTGAAGAGTGGAACCCCTTCCAGCCCCACCAGGGCCTCACCTGGGTCAGGGCCAGCCGCACCACCTTGGGTTCTGAGACCCCCGTGGACTCTTCTGGAAGATCCATTTTTCCGTTATGCTCTGTGCTGGCTGACGTGAACAGGGTCCACGTGCCTGGAGCAGCGGAAAGGAGCCAGAGGACCCTGAGTCCCGACTCTGGCTCCAACTATGGCCACAAAGAGGGCCAGGACCCTGACAAGCACTCGCCAGCACTTCTTGGCCTCCAGTCACCCCACCTGCTGCtgttctgctttaaaaaatgcatgAGGACAGGGAAACAGAAACGCAGAACTGTAGActaggggctggggagcagggctaAGGGCAGAGATAGTTAAAGGTCTAGGGCTCTTCTGGGGGGAGGAAAAGGCTCTAACTTTGACCGTGGTGGTGGGTGCTGCTACCTGTGAATTGTACGCTTTACACGGGTGAACAGTATGGCATGTGACTCCTACCTCAATGAAGCTGTCACAAAAGTGAACGCAAGACAGAGAGTGGATGGGGGCTACGAGGAGCTGGGGAGCTAATGGACACAGGACTCATTTTGGGGTGATGAGAACGTTCCGGAACTAGAGAGTGGTGATGGGTGCATGAAAACTGCTGAACTGGATACTTTTAAAGACTGAATCGTATGGaatgtgaactatatctcaattttaaaaacaggttttgCAGATCTGTATTGGGACAGAAAAATGAGCTGTTTtatccaataaaagaaaaaaacttctgcAGTAAAACCACAGGTGTAGAACAAAAATGAGCACTGCGGTCTTTCTAGGGAAACAGGCCTACCCGGTGGAGTAGACAGGTAGCCAGAAGCCCGGTGGCCCTCGGCTGAGTCGGTAGGACCCTGAAGCATTGGGGCCGTCATGGGGATGGAGCCAGCACCAAGCGCGGAGCCCAGGGCCTGGGCCGGATGCAGGGCTGTACGAGCCGAGCCGTGATGAGTGAGTGTTGACCCCAGGCCTATAAGGAGGCTTGTAACCCGAGATGCCCAGTGAGGCCCAAACAGCAAGATGAAGCTGGTTCTGGCCAAGCTGAGCCCGCTGCCCAAGGAAGGGGGGTCAACCTGCCAAGCACTTCCTGCTTTCCTGAGTATTTGCACCTTTAAAATGACctctggggtcttccctggtggcgcagtgattaagagtctgcctgccaatgcaggggacacgggctcgagccctggtccgggaagatcccacatgccacggagcaactaagcccatgcgccacaactacagagcctgcgctgtagagcccacgagccacaactactgggcccgcgtgccacaactactgaagcccacatacctacagcccatgctccacaacgagaagccaatgcaatgagaagcccacacacagcaacgaagagtagccccgctcgacgcaactaaagaaaccccgcgtgcagcaacgaagacccaatgcagcctaaaataaataaataaataaatttatttatttaaaaaaaaaaaaagagctctgggacttccctggtggtccagtggtttaagCCTCCACGCTCCCAAGGCAGGAGGCGTGAGTTCTATCCCttgtcagggagctaggatcctgcatgctgcaatggtgcagccaaaaaaaaaaaaaaaagctctggaaAGTCCTCTCTATTCCACACACCCCAAAGAATGACGCTAACTTCCAAGTCCTCAACTTCTTGCCTGGATTGTAAATGTCAGGCAGGGAGatgatttttccaaagaaaatgctCGGCTGTAACCAGATGCTCCACCGCCATCTCCCAGTCCTGAGGGCCAGGTCACCAAGCTGGAGGGGTGTGTGGGTGAGTCCTACAGAACTGTCTGTGAGGTCGCTCCACCTCTCCTGCAAAGAACACACTGGCTCTCTCCCACTCTCTGGACTAGCAAACCAAGGTTCCACATTCCTAGGGGCAGGGCTAAGATCCAAGGACAGGTCTGTCCGACTCAACAGCACCGGAGATCTGCTTTCCCTCTGCATTAAGGAAccaggaagggacttccctagtggtccagcggttaagactccgcgctccgggcttccctggtggtgcagtggttgagagtccgcctgacgatgcaggggacgcaggttcgtgccccggtccgggaagatcccacatgccgcggagcggctaggcccgtgagccacggccgctgagcctgtgcgtccggagcctgtgctccgcaacgggagaggccacaacagtgagaggcccgcgcaccgggggaaaaaaaaaaaaaactccgcgctcccaatgcaggggatccaggttcaatccctgctcagggaactagatacttATTCCTCAAGtaaaagaccccacatgccacaactacagatcgcgcaagcagcaacgaagattccatgtgctgcaactaagacctggtgcagccaaataaataaatattaaaaaaaaaaaaaagagagagagagaaccagggaAATCCATCTGTGCTCCCTGCCTAGACACCTGGCTCGGCATCAGGTGGTGAGAAGGCCAAGGGCCCACATTCCAGAAAAGATATCACATCCCCCCCAGACCTCCGACCTGCTGGGACAGGGTAGGTCATCCACACCAGAGACCTGGGAGTGGCACTGGACCCCGCACCCCGCATCCTGTCTCAGGCCCTCACCTCTCATTGGAGCCGTGGGAAAACTGAAATTCCATCTGTCCAGCCCCAGTTTGGAGCTGTTCCCTACCACCAGACCCCTATGCTCGGGGGCGGGGCCTTGGAGCGGGGTCCCACTTGATGGAAGCCCGGAGAGGTTCCCAGGCAGGTGGGGACAAGAGGTGAGGCGATGACAGGCTGCGGCCCTCTAGCCACGCTGGCCCCGGTTCAGCTCCTGAGCCTCCTCACAGGCTGCTGGCGCTGCCTGGACCCTCCTCCTGGCCCCACTGCCAGGGCTCACCTCTGTGCTGCCTCCCCAGACAAGCCCTCACTGACCCGCACCCAGCTCGACCAGGCACTCCCATCAATCTGCCCCTCACAGACCCCCACATCTCTCTGCATATGTCATCACCTGTTAACTATGAAAGCAATGGGGTGATGGCTGGGGCACCAGCTGTCACCCACGAGGGGAGGGCCCAGGTCTCACTCCCAGCTGAATGGCCAGGACACCCAGCATGTGCTGCAGAGGCATCTGTTAAATTAACAAAGGACTAGGGGAACAGAGACCTGCCTCATTCTTCAGACCTAAAAGGAAGAAGTGAGAACACAAGTGCGCTCAGAATTAAATGAGGGGCGGTGGTGAGAGGCCTCTTCACGCACCCAGAAGGAAGCTTCTCTAAACAGCCAGCGAGGGAGTGACGTCACAGACAGCCGCAGTGAGGGGGAATACACACGTTTCCCTAAAAGATGATCGTAACCCCACTATTTCATGCTTGACATTACGAGAGGGGCAGCCAATTACAGTACACACTGGAGGGCCACCAGCACTCTTTGGACACTAGAACCTGAGCTTGTCCTGGATGAGCTGCCATCCTTACCCTGCTCACTTCCTTCACTCCTCCCAAAGCGAGGACAGCAAAGGCCCAGGACCTGCTGCACACCCCCAACACCTGGCAGGCATTCAACACGTGGCAGGTGTCCCGCCTGCTTTTCTTTTGTCAGGGTCCTAAAGCAAAGGGGAGGGAGCCATCAAGCCTGGCTCAGAAACAAAAGCATCTTCCACcaatcaagaggaaaaaaaaaaaaaaaggaaggaaaaagcaaacagCAGGTGGTTGACGGTCTGAGGCTGGGCTTCCAGCCGCCTACTGATTCTGtttcactgggggtgggggggtccctGCCACCTTTCTCGGGCCAAGGGCAGCCCTCCCTCCAGTTTGGGTGAGGGAAGCTCACAAAGGCCGCGTCCCCGGTCTGGCGACTGGAGAGGCCACTACCCACGGTGCccaaggatgggggaggggcggctCTTAAAAGACACGCAGCTCCAGGACCAGGCCACCCTGTGAAGGGCCCAGAAACCTGCATCTCTAGGCAGCCCTCCCTGGTCCCCCAGAGGGAACCCTGCTCCCTGAAACCCGGGATCCCCACCCGACCCAGACTGCGCGCGGCCCCAGGAGCGCCCCACGAGAACCAAAGGGAcagcccagcccccacccccgcctcccagCGGCATCTGGCCCGTGCCGGGGTGCCCCTTGCCCAGCCGGCCGCTTCGCCGCGGCCGCCGAACAAAGGCCGCCGCCAACCCGGGGCCGGTCCCAGGACCATGCGGCAGCGGGGGGAGCGCAAGCACACTGAGCGAAGGCTTCGCCGGGCACGCACGCGCACTGGGCTCGGGCCCGCCGGGCACGCACGCGCACTGGGCCAAGCGCCCGCCGCGCGCCggcacgcacgcacgcatgcacgcacaaCGCACGCGCGGGGCCCAGGCCGCGGCCCGGGTCGGGGCGCCCAGGCCGCCGCAGAGGCCGCTGGGAGACGCCCGTTGGGGCCCTGCCCGGCCGGCACGTTCATTCACCTATAGTAAAAGACATCCCTGTGGCCGGCCGACAGCCCCGACCTTCTGGGcacttcttccctctcccagccctgcgGGAGCGCCGGGCACTCCCACCTCTTCCGCTCCATCGCGCCCGGCTCCTCgacccgccgccgccgctgccgcccggacccccgctcgccgccgccgcctcagCTGCCTCCACCGCTGCCGCCGCCACTTGCCGCGGCTGTTCCGGCCCGTGGGCCTCCGCCCTCCGCCCCAAGCCGGGCGCGCGCCGGCTTTGCCGCCCTTTCGGCCCCCTCCCCGCGCTCGCCAGCCCCCGCTCGGGGGGCCCGCTCCGCCCACCCGCCCGCGCGCGGGGGCCCCGTGCTGCGCAGGCGCCGCACAGGTCCCGCCCCGCCCGTGGCCTCCGGCCCCGCCCCTCGGCGGCGGCGCCAATCAGCGCGCGGCCTGAAGGTGGGGCCTGCGGCGGCGCGCGGCTCGTCCGCTCCGCGCCTGCGCCCTGGCCCGCCCGCAAGTGGCtggtggcccctgcttgccgctgCGCTGTCCGCCTTGGTCTCTCCCGCGTCTCCTCTGAGGCCTGTGTCCCGGGATGCCCGTTCAGTGCCGGACCGCCATCCCGCCGCTTCCCTGGTCTCGTCACTGGCATCCGCGTTTAGGGTCATTGTCGGTGACCACCCACCTCCACACCCCAAGGCCCACCCGACGCTTTAATGACATCTCAGAATCGGCCCCCTTTTCCTGCCTCCTCCTTAGTCCAGCCGCTTTCTGTCTCCTGGGGCTCTAGGCCCTTACTTGGGAATCTCCCGCCCCACCTTgtgtcccctctccctcccccaggccctctccTGCCTGCCCTGCTCCCCCAGGGCAGAGCCTGGCCGGCCCAGGTCAAGTACTTAAGAAAAGACTGCTGAGTGAGTGGCCTTAGCTGTGGGCAGTGCCAGGTGCGGGCTGGGCCTCCCGACGGGCCTGTCCTGGCGTCGggtccctgggggagggggaggctgcgGGTGGGAAGGCCCTGGGCTCCCCCGAGGGCAGCAGGCCTGGGCCGCGCACCTGGAGCTCCCTGCAGGTGTCTTCGCAGCCTTGGGGCCCCCCAGGTCCCTGCTCTAGTTGGAGGCGGGGCTTGGGCGGGACGCCGAAGACCATGGCCCGCAGGTGTCActtgtttatttatattaagTCCCCGGGTAAGTGTAACTTCTCAATTCCTTAACGTCCCTTTCCCTCCTGCGTTCCCCAAGGGGTAGCTGGGCTGCTCTCCCACAGACAAAGGGCATAGTGGCCGGGAGGCACCCTGATCGACGAGCGGTCACCCCATTACAAAGCTGGTTCGGGGCACTGTATGCCTGTGTGCAGGTCAGGCCCAAACCCAGTGCTCCAGGACCTGGCCTTCCACAGAGAGCAGTACTGGTCGCTGTTGTGTTTTCTCCCAGTGTGTGCGATTtcgttttaatttaaaaatcaaagttgcAAAGATAGACGCGTGCATTGTAATCAGTGAAAGCACGTGAAGACTCTTAAAGGAAAAAGTTGTCAGCCTTCCTGTGACAGGAGACCCCAGCACCACTCCAGCCCTGCTTTTACTTCTCTTGGGTGCACACCCAGAGCTGGAATCACTGGCGAtcctacattttaattttttgtttttgttcattttttgagAAGGGcaaaacattaatatattttttgtaacttttatacagttttcaaagtgtgctttccatttacagttattaccaAATATTGGCAATATTGCTCATGTCCTACAGTACATCCCTGAGCCAATCTTACACCcaacagtttgtacctcccacccccaacccctatcttgcccctctccccctccactggtaaccactagtttgttctctatatctgtgagtctgcttcttttttgttgctgtattttttagattccatagatGACcaggatcatacagtatttatctttgtctgacttatttcacttagtgtaatacctTCCAAATCcctccatgttgatgcaaatggaaaaatttccttttttataggtaatattctattatatatatgtaccacatctttatccattcatctgttactggacacttaggttgcttccgtgtctttgctattgtaaatagtgctgctctgaacactggggtgcatgtacctttttgaattagtgtttttgcttcttttggatatatacccaggagtggaattgctgggtcatatggtacttctatttttagtttt
Protein-coding regions in this window:
- the MBD3 gene encoding methyl-CpG-binding domain protein 3 isoform X4, which encodes MERKRWECPALPQGWEREEVPRRSGLSAGHRDVFYYSPSGKKFRSKPQLARYLGGSMDLSTFDFRTGKMLMGKMNKSRQRVRYDSPSQVKADGVHLQAASDQDHQPPQQQGEERPPEGRGTAPAGVGPGCTDETLLSAIASALHTSTMPITGQLSAAVEKNPGVWLNTAQPLCKAFMVTDEDIRRQEELVQQVRKRLEEALMADMLAHVEELARDGEAPLGRAGADGDEDDGDQEEGPDQDQEMEHV